The sequence below is a genomic window from Glycine max cultivar Williams 82 chromosome 20, Glycine_max_v4.0, whole genome shotgun sequence.
GGAGTACACTCCAGATTTACCAAGACTAACAAACGGATGGCAGCAACCTTCTGTTGGAAAGGTATGAAAAAGACAATAATGGAATATATCCTTCGTTGTGATGTGTGCCAGTGGCATAAGTATCAGGCCATGTCACCAACTGATCTGCTGCAGCCCATTCCCATCCTTGAGGTGGTTTGGGCAGATATCTCTAAGGATTTTATTACTGGATTTCCCCTTTTATAGCCAAAACAGTTGCAGAGAGTTTCATCAGAGGTGTGGCAAAACTGCACGGTTTTCCAATTCTATTATTGATCGAGAACCCCTTCTTTCTGAGTAAATTTTGGGGGGAACTTTTCAGGCTTCAGGGCACAGTTCTGCGCATGAGCACCACCCATCACCCCCAAACCGATGGGCAGACAGAAGCTGTGAATCACGGTTTGGAGACCATTCTTCGTTGCTTCACGTCGGAACAACCAACCAATGGTATTCCTAGTTATCTTGGGCAAAATTCTGGTACAAAACTTCTTCCCATTCAGCTACCTCCAAATCTCCCTTTGAGGTGGTGTATGGTCGCCCACCCCCTATAGTGCTTCGTTTTTTGGTGAGAGAAACACAAGTTGAATCTGTTGCCTCTGTTCTCATAGACTGCAATGAAGCATTGTGTCAATTGAAATACCATCTAAACAGGGTCCTACAAACTATGAAGAAACATCTTGATGCTCACCATCAACAGGTTACATATATCGTAGTTGATTGGGTTTATGTTAAGCTTCGTCCACATCGTCAACATTCAGTAGCCCGACGTATCAATCCAAAATTCTATCCCCAATACTTAGGCCCCTTTCTGGTTATCTCCCAAATTGGTGAAGTAGCTTATAAGGTGAAGTTACCTAATTCAGCACAGATACATCTAGTGTTTCACGTATCCTAGTTAAAGCACTCTCTCAATCGCGGTTATGTGCCTGTTGCTTTACCACCTGGAATGGAAGTAGAGGATCCTGAAATCCCTCAACCTGAGGCTGTAATTGCAACGCAATTGAGCTCCACTTTGGAGTGGTCGATCCTATGGAAGCTCCAACCAGTTGAAGAGGCGACTTGGGAAACTGCGGCTTCAATCAAGGacaagtttccttctttctggCTTGAGGACAAGGCAGATTTTGTAGCGGATGACATTGATGAGAACTAGCCTAATGTAAGGAGGCCCCTTAAGGTCTACACTTGCAGGCCCAAAGGTCCCAAAGGCCCAATAGTTCAGTTTCAATTCTGTTAGGAGGGATGATATTGGAAGTTAGTTAGAGAAGAGAGAAGTTTTGTGGAGAGTCTGTTATTAGTGGAGGGGAGGGGAATTGTAAGGCACGGAGGGAATTGATTAGGATTGGGAGTCTAGAGTTATTCTCAGATTCTTATCTGTATTTCcttccttttatctttttaatacaaATTGCAGAGTCTCTGATAGGGGAATACCTATCAAAGATTGTTTGGTATTTTGGCCAATGTACACAGTACAAATCCTTTGATAAATGCTCTAGAATGAGCTTTCTGTATGTTTACCAAAAGTATATTCTTATAACCTTTGATATTAATCCTTTTTAGTGCTTGAACTAAACTTGATTGAAGTCCTCAAGTATGTGCCTTCACTGTGATTTAAACTTTTTATCTGTTGACAGATAGCTATCTTTTTAGGCATACATTATCATTATAGATGTCCTCATACAGGAAGCCAGTACCCAGAGAAATATGTAATGATATAGGAATGATTTGGATTAGTTTCTTTTTGGTAATTATAGACTTTCAAAGGCATAACTCGTATATCCATTTGAAGGTTCGTTTCATTATTGGAGTTGATGGACCTAAGCATGTGCGGTTGGAAGAGATGAGAGAAAAGCATTCTCTTCAAGATCGAGTTGAAATGTTGGGAGCTGTGCAACATGTACAAGTCTGATCTGTTCTAATATATGGGCACATCTTCTTAAACAGGTTTGGCTTCCTTAGCAAATCTCTCCTTACATTAAGCTTTTCAATCTGTTGTCTAATTTTGGACATTGAGCAGTCCTAGATGATTGAGTTTCTTTCATTGTCAGATGTTGGGGTTCTCAACATCAGCAACAGTTACAATGCTTGATTGaatatctatttttaataattaataatgtttgcACTGTTTCAGTTCCTTAACAGAAGCTTTTTGTATAGCCATATTAGAAGCTGCAAGTTGTGGATTATTAACAGTGAGCACACGTGTCGGAGGAGTTCCCGAGGTAGATGCAAAATATTTCTGTCTATACCTGTTATGTATGAGAATATATGCGTTTTATGTAGTTTGTCTTGTTATGGACTTCAGTTTCTTCTCAATTCCATAATTTTGGAATGCTATCTTGAGGGGCTTTGTACCAATTCACTTCTTTGCTTATAGGTTTTGCCCGATGAAATGATTGTTTTGGCAGAACCTGATCCTGGTGATATGGTGCATGCAATTCAAAAGGCAATATCTATGCTGCCAAAAATTGATCCGCAAGCCATGCATAATCGAGTGAGTTTGTTGTTTAAATGGTCTTTCTGGTGGATGCATTTAGTAGGGAAATTAGttccttttttgtttgtaatttctgtAGATGAGAGAACTCTACAACTGGCATGATGTTGCCAAAAGGACTGAAATTGTATATGATCGTGCTTTCAAGTGCTCCAATCAAAATCTACTTGAACGTCTCTCACGGTACTCTCTAAACATCATTGGTACAATTTACTTGTAAATTGTAATGGTAACAAAAACTTATATAGTTGATAGTTGTAATAGGAACTCCATTATTCATTCAGTTTTAGTTATGTGACATTGTTAATTACTTCAGCTTAATTTGTTTAATCTGCTTGTAACATAAGGCATAAGCTGGTTGGTACTTGGTATGGAAAACAAGAAACGTATTTTTGGATCTTCATTCGGCAGCATACTATCATGGCAATTCTTTTTACAGGGCTAGTAGTTCAAATAGATGGAGGAACCTGAATCTGATTATAAGGAACTAAGGAGTGATGTCAGTTCAATATTCAAGTATACTTGCTGTAATGAATTAAGGAGTTATTTCTACCAGTGCTGACAGTCTTTGTTCTTTTAGATACCTCTTTTGTGGAGCATGGGCGGGCAAGCTGTTTTTCTTGGTTATGATTGTTGGATTCTTGTTATGGCAGCTATTGGAATTATGGCAGGTAGGTTATCTTGGATGTGTTTGACATTTTCATCTTATGTTCCTTTTGTAACCATATCGCTTGAATGTCTCTCATCATTAGCCTGCAGATGATATAGAGGAGGTACCAGATTTCACTCTTCCATGCAGCTGTGATGAAGAGATGTTGGAGAAAAACTCAGTGAAATGAGTaatgtgataaattattttggTGAACCATGGAGTTAATGTTTTGCAGAATATCAAAAGAATACAAGTGCTGTTAACACTAATCCAAGTTCCCAGATCTTGAAATGGAGATAATCATCAATCTGTTGCATAAATATGTGCTAATTTAGTGTAAACATTGTTGTCAACATTACTTTGTTGAGTTTTTTAGTGAAGCACGTTAATTTGGTCCGTGAAATCAAAGTTCGAATGTATTCTGTACAAGAGCATCTAGGACCAGAAGTAATTGTAGAGTGATCCTGATATCCAAATAGGCACCAGCTCTTTCTatgaaatgagattttttttctccctttcatggaatgaaaattaaatgctatttaataaacaaatagcTCACATAATACAGTTATGGTCTCTGCTGTCATGTGATTGATTTAACATGTTGAGAGCAGCAGCCTCGGTACTTAGAAGTGGATTAGTCCCACCCACATTCAAAATGTGAGATCTGAATAAGAGGAGTGCAATAATACACTATTAACATATTCTTTTTGACATACTTTCTACTTTCTatcattgattaaaattattaagaacTACAAAATCATAGTGACACAATGagatttgttaaataaaaagtgaggctcaattttgtaatttgtaataaattctATTCTAGCCAATAGgagatagtattttttttttaaaatgtgttttagAGTATGTTGTTAGAATTTTATAAGAGTTTTTTTTCACTTGAGAGTAAGCcaaataagatgaaaataattttagaagaaaCTATCAACAtgtaaattaagtatttttataaagtCATTAAATTATGTAATGTGAATCTAATGTGAGGCAAAGATTCATGTTTGATGCGCCTTTACAAACATAAACAAGTTAATACAAATGCACTGATCTATAGttgttaaaaggaaaaaagataggTGAACACCAATTGTTAATTAACACCTAGAAAGAAAGagacctaaaaataaaaaatttaggtatgataaatgatatggtataataaaaaaaaaaatagatgttgaTAAAGTATTTTCAAAAGCAAACTCTAAAAATTCAACAAATGAGTAAACAATAAAGAGAAACATCTGAATTTCTTCATTACAACATGCTatctattaataatatttatgtatttttcttctattcGCACACATCTTCAACCTTAAATTAATTTCGTATCCTTTTCAATTTGGTCACCACCATTATATTTGAATAGATTATTAAAACCCTAAATCAGAGTGTTGCAACCAATCAAAGTCGAAATCGAAAGGTGGGATTTGTTGCTCTATCCTTGCACTCGCAACATTGGTGACCAAATTGGAATCTTGAGTAACAATTGTGTTTGGTGGCACCAAGGTGGTGTTGTTAGAAGGCAAAAAGTTGGCACAAGTGGCCGATATAATCGAGGAGGTGTTGTTGGCCACTGTGGTGTTGGAAGGCATAATGCCCGTGCCAGTGGCGGCAATAATTGATGGCTCGGCCTGGCGTAAGAGCCACTCAATGGTCTCACCATTTGTCTTGTTGCCTAGCTCACAAGTGAGTTGGAAGATACGAGCGGCACATATTGTTGATACACGAACTCGACGGTCTCTCCCGTTCACCTTGATGTGGCAGTCCTTCTTGTTGCCCTTGGAACAAGGTTTTTTGGTTTTCATCACTGAGGGACCCTTTTTGGCTGGACAATAATCATATCCCCTCTCTACACCCATGTTATCCATTGGACTCATTATGTTTATAATGCTCTTTGGATCATTCAGTTCCAGTCAGAGCACCAAGTTTATATATTAGACACAATTAAGAAGGTAGGGACTTCTTACTATTtaagtatattatttttatacattatatTAAAAGACAATTAAGAAGGCAAGGATTGACTgtgatatttctttttgtttcaaaatgagAATAAATCAGGGCCAACTCATGATCAaagcttatttattattttctttcacttgTATATGGTAAAGTCATTAATGTTTTTTGTAACTCCTGTGATGAAGTAATTAAGACAGTGCATCCGGCATCGCCCTTTTCAAACATGGTGCGTTATGGCTTTTATTCAATGTTTGGTCTATTAAGAGTAGACTTGGTGGTGCATTTTAGAAAGGTGAGTGAAATTGTCGTTACCAAATGCACACGTCTATTTTCAACATTCTTAGTTGTCTTCTATACATGACATTTAACTAGTTGACTGAAACCATCTCTATCTTATTGCTTAATATCATGTctatttgtaaaatattattaattaaaaatagatcaTTAATAAAGAGAGAGGGTTATAATTTTTTGAGCAGATTACACTAACAACCCTTTGTGTTTATCACTTATTAAACTCTATACCCCTCATTGTTTTGACTCTACATAAACCTCCGCTAATTATGTCTCATTACACCGACCACCCTTATGCCCCCAAACAACATTTAATCTATTTACAAAAAAAGCCTCACATGACAAAcacatgttttttaaatatgtttttcaagaTGTGCTTacctttttttctctccctttttgttCCAAACCCGTTAAAACAAGccgttggaaaaaaaaagttacatgtaAAATTGTAGAAGCATGttcatgaacattttttttcaacaatccaTATGTACTCATCTtaatctttatttgttatttcttaGCCCATTTCAAGAAGGCACACCCATCTTTCAGTAAAAGAACTTGTTCAAAAccaatctttttaatttttactttccgCTAGTATCAATGGTGATGGAAACCAACTTCAAATTTGTgtgtcaattattttatttttgtcatgtTAAATGGAATCATTGCAAAATCCATTAAGGGGAAACATCAAATAAAGGTTGTAGATCACAAACCTAGTAATAGAAACACACATAAACAACATAAAAGCAAATCACCAGATCTTGACCCTTACATCATTGATAAAATCCAGCACTTGTTCGTCACCACCACCGCAATTCTAAACCTCCTCGCCAATTGTTGCAACCCCTTGGAGATCCTGAAACCTTGACAATCTTCGTTGAAGATCTAACCCAGTGTACTAAAAAATTAGAGCATAGTAGAGTCGCGATGGAGTTTCTCCATGACTGCCATTGCGATCTCGAGTGCAGAAGGAATGTCTTAATCGTTGGAATCACAATAAGGAATTTGTGGGTTGAGTGTACTATGCATATAAATTTATGGTGAGAGGTGGTAGAGGCGGTGAAAGGAAACGACGAACTCAGTATGTGTGAAGATgaaagaaggaaggaaaagaccTATCATGAACAATCACTACAAAGCCAAAAAGACACCAAGGACAATTTTGTCATTCAACGTAAATTTGTCATTGTTGCTTAACACCGTCTACATAAAGGAGGcaaaagtaatgtaaaaaatgAGGGGTGTCGACTATAATAAGTGATAAACATAGGACAAGTGAGTGTAATTTGCTCTCATTTTTTCCAATAATTAACCACATTGTACTTAGAAATCatagttaaataaattgatAACACTTTTTTCTATGGTTTTACCTATATACATAAATACAGATATGGACGCTCAACAAATTATATGTGCATATGAACCGCTAAACCCATGCCTAATGCTTATAGCATTTGTCTTTTGCGATACCCTAAAAATCAACACTCATATTATATGTTTGTgtgatttaattataatttaattgagatttatttgttttacatAAGAAATATGTGTTATGACTAATTAAGTATGATTAGTGATTGATTATGATGGACAATAGAGGTGGATGGACGACAACATGGGTTGTCTagtttggtttttgttttgtcttttgtATTGGTCGTCCACTTAACTACTCTA
It includes:
- the LOC102660604 gene encoding phosphatidylinositol N-acetylglucosaminyltransferase subunit A — its product is MIEFLSFSLTEAFCIAILEAASCGLLTVSTRVGGVPEVLPDEMIVLAEPDPGDMVHAIQKAISMLPKIDPQAMHNRMRELYNWHDVAKRTEIVYDRAFKCSNQNLLERLSRYLFCGAWAGKLFFLVMIVGFLLWQLLELWQPADDIEEVPDFTLPCSCDEEMLEKNSVK